The Populus alba chromosome 4, ASM523922v2, whole genome shotgun sequence genome contains a region encoding:
- the LOC118047378 gene encoding ABC transporter C family member 12-like isoform X2: protein MGLEALVWYCRPMENGVWAKEVDNAFGAYTPCAIDSLVICISHLVLLGLCLYRIWLIIDNNTKVKKYCLRTNYYNYMLGFLAAYCTVQPLLRLFMDVSIFNLDGQTSLSPFELVSLIVEALAWCSTLVMIGLETKIYIRQFRWYVRFGVIYVLVGEAAMLNLILPVSDYYSRFTLYMYISTVFCQVLLGILLLVYIPNLDPYPDYVLMESESLDNCEYEALPGREQLCPERHANLFSRICFGWLTPLMKQGHKRPITEKDVWKLDTWDQTETLIKKFQTCWVEESKRPKPRLLRALNSSLGGRFWLGGFFKIGYDLSQFVGPIVLSHLLQSMQRGDPAWIGYIYAFLIFLGVVAAIFRKSLKLTHEGRKNFPSGKITNMITTDANALQQICQQLHGLWSAPFRITISMVLLYQQLGVASLFGSLMLVLMVPTQTILMSRMRKLTKEGLHRTDKRVSLMNEILAAMDAVKCYAWEKSFQSRIQSVRDDELSWFRSAQLLSAFNSFILNSIPVIVTLVSFGTFTLLGGDLTPAKAFTSLSLFQVLRSPLNMLPNLLSQVVNANISLQRLEELFLAEERILAPNPPLKLGIPAISIENGNFLWDSKLEKPTLSDINLKIQVGSLVAIVGGTGEGKTSLISAMLGELPPMEGASVVIRGTVAYVPQVSWIFNATVRDNILFGSEYEPSRYMKAIDVTALQHDLDLLPGRDLTEIGERGVNISGGQKQRVSMARAVYSNSDVYIFDDPLSALDAHVGRQVFNSCIKDELQGKTRVLVTNQLHFLPQVDKIILLSEGMIKEEGTFEELSKNGKLFQKLMENAGKMEELVEEKNSENLDYKSSKPAANGGNDLPQKAGSKMKVKVGKSVLIKQEERETGVVSWNVLTRYNNALGGIWVVLIIFLCYLLIEVLRVSRSTWLSLWTNQSTLESYKPGYYIFVYALLSFGQVIVTLVNSYWLISSSLHAAKRLHDAMLDSILRAPMLFFHTNPSGRIINRFAKDLGEIDRNVANFANNFLNQAWQLFSTFVLIGIVSTISLWAIMPLLILFYSAYLYYQSTSREVKRLDSITRSPVYAQFGEALNGLSSIRAYKAYDWMAIINGKSMDNNIRFTLVNMSSNRWLTIRLVTLGGIMIWLIATFAVLGNGRTENHVEFASVMGLLLSYTLNITDLLSNVLRQASRAENSLNSVERVGTYMDLPSEAPAIVETNRPPPAWPSSGSIKFRDVVLRYRPELPPVLHHLSFEVSPSEKLGIVGRTGAGKSSMLNALFRIVELERGEITIDGCDVAKFGLTDLRKTLSIIPQSPVLFSGTVRFNLDPFSEHNDADLWEALERAHLKDAIRNNSFGLDAEVFEGGENFSVGQRQLLSLARALLRRSKILVLDEATASVDVRTDALIQKTIREEFRSCTMLVIAHRLNTIIDCDRILVLEAGQVLEHGTPEELLLPNKGSAFSRMVQSTGPANAQYLHSLVLESKENKLSKRKNDHRWIDSSRWAAAAQLALVVSLASSENGLPMLDVGDEDSILRKTKDAVVRLQDVLVGKHDEAICDTLQQSQVPQDGWWSAFYRMIEGLAVMGRLSRSRHQQYDYENESLDWEDLKI, encoded by the exons ATGGGTTTGGAGGCATTGGTTTGGTATTGTCGACCTATGGAAAATGGGGTTTGGGCAAAAGAAGTGGATAATGCATTTGGTGCTTACACTCCCTGTGCCATTGACTCCCTAGTCATTTGCATTTCTCATCTGGTTCTTCTTGGTCTGTGCTTGTATCGAATATGGTTGATTATTGACAACAATACCAAAGTTAAAAAATACTGTCTCAGGACAAATTACTATAATTACATGCTGGGTTTTTTGGCTGCTTACTGCACAGTTCAGCCTTTATTAAGGTTGTTTATGGATGTCTCAATCTTCAATCTGGATGGCCAGACTTCCCTTTCTCCCTTCGAG CTGGTCTCCTTGATTGTTGAGGCCCTTGCCTGGTGCTCCACTCTTGTCATGATTGGTTTGGAAACAAAAATATACATTCGACAGTTTCGATGGTATGTGCGGTTTGGAGTCATTTATGTGTTGGTAGGGGAAGCGGCAATGCTCAATCTCATACTGCCAGTGAGTGATTACTATAGTAG ATTTACATTGTATATGTATATCAGCACGGTTTTCTGCCAG GTTTTGCTTGGGATTCTTCTACTTGTTTATATTCCCAATTTGGATCCTTATCCAGATTATGTTTTGATGGAATCTGAGTCTCTTGATAATTGTGAATATGAAGCACTTCCTGGAAGAGAGCAATTATGTCCTGAGAGGCACGCCAACTTATTTTCTA GAATATGTTTTGGATGGTTGACTCCACTCATGAAGCAAGGCCATAAAAGACCTATTACTGAAAAGGATGTTTGGAAGTTAGACACATGGGACCAGACTGAGACATTGATAAAAAA GTTCCAGACTTGTTGGGTTGAGGAATCTAAAAGGCCAAAGCCACGTCTCTTAAGAGCACTAAACAGTAGTCTTGGGGGAAG GTTTTGGTTGGGAGGATTTTTTAAG aTTGGCTATGATCTTTCTCAGTTTGTAGGACCTATTGTATTGAGCCACCTCTTGCAG TCAATGCAACGAGGTGATCCAGCTTGGATTGGTTATATCTATGCCTTCTTAATTTTCCTTGGGGTG GTGGCTGCTATATTTCGCAAATCCTTGAAACTAACTCATGAGGGTCGAAAGAACTTCCCATCAGGAAAGATAACAAATATGATCACAACAGATGCCAATGCACTTCAG CAAATATGCCAACAACTTCATGGATTGTGGTCTGCTCCATTTCGTATCACCATTTCCATGGTTCTTCTTTACCAACAATTAGGTGTTGCTTCACTTTTTGGCTCGCTAATGCTTGTTCTCATGGTCCCCACACAA ACAATTTTGATGAGCAGGATGAGAAAGCTAACTAAGGAAGGATTGCATAGGACAGACAAAAGAGTTAGCCTCATGAATGAAATCTTGGCTGCCATGGATGCTGTGAA ATGTTATGCATGGGAGAAGAGCTTTCAATCCAGAATTCAGAGTGTGCGGGATGATGAGTTGTCATGGTTTCGCAGTGCACAATTACTATCTGCT TTCAATAGTTTTATACTGAATAGCATCCCAGTTATTGTGACACTGGTTTCATTTGGCACGTTCACCTTGCTTGGTGGAGATTTGACACCCGCAAAGGCATTTACGTCACTCTCTCTGTTTCAAGTCTTGAGATCTCCTCTAAACATGCTTCCTAACTTATTAAGCcag GTTGTAAATGCAAATATATCATTGCAACGCTTGGAGGAATTGTTTTTAGCTGAAGAGAGAATTTTAGCACCAAATCCGCCTCTTAAACTTGGAATTCCAGCTATCTCAATTGAAAATGGGAACTTTTTATGGGATTCAAAG CTAGAAAAGCCAACTTTGTcagatatcaatttaaaaatacaagttggCAGCTTAGTTGCAATTGTTGGCGGGACTGGAGAAGGAAAAACATCTCTTATATCAGCAATGCTTGGAGAACTGCCTCCTATGGAAGGTGCAAGTGTTGTTATAAGAGGGACTGTTGCATATGTTCCTCAAGTTTCATGGATCTTCAATGCTACA GTCCGTGACAACATATTATTCGGGTCAGAATATGAACCTTCACGCTATATGAAAGCTATTGATGTAACTGCATTACAACATGATCTCGACTTGCTTCCA GGCCGTGACCTCACTGAGATAGGTGAAAGAGGAGTCAATATAAGTGGAGGGCAGAAGCAAAGAGTTTCCATGGCTAGGGCTGTCTACTCCAATTCAGATGTATACATATTCGATGACCCTTTAAGTGCTTTAGATGCTCATGTTGGTCGACAG GTCTTCAACAGTTGTATTAAGGACGAGTTGCAAGGAAAAACCAGGGTTCTTGTCACCAACCAGCTACATTTTCTTCCACAAGTGGATAAAATTATTCTTCTCAGTGAAGGTATGATTAAAGAGGAGGGAACCTTTGAGGAACTCTCTAAAAATGGCAAGCTGTTCCAGAAGCTGATGGAAAATGCAGGGAAAATGGAAGAGCTAGTGGAAGAAAAGAACAGTGAAAATTTGGACTACAAAAGCTCAAAACCAGCGGCTAATGGGGGAAATGATTTGCCACAAAAAGCAGGTTCCAAAATGAAAGTGAAAGTAGGGAAATCTGTACTTATCAAGCAAGAAGAACGTGAAACAGGTGTTGTCAGTTGGAATGTTTTGACAAG GTATAACAATGCATTAGGAGGCATATGGGTGGTTTTAATAATCTTTTTGTGCTACTTATTAATTGAAGTTCTTCGAGTTTCAAGAAGCACATGGTTGAGTTTATGGACTAATCAAAGCACTTTGGAGAGTTATAAGCCGGGATACTACATTTTCGTGTATGCACTTCTATCATTTGGTCAG GTGATTGTGACTCTAGTGAACTCTTATTGGTTAATAAGTTCAAGTCTTCATGCAGCCAAAAGACTTCATGATGCCATGCTAGACTCTATCCTACGAGCTCCCATGCTGTTTTTCCACACTAACCCATCCGGGAGAATAATCAATAGGTTTGCGAAGGATCTAGGTGAAATAGATCGTAACGTTGCCAATTTTGCCAACAATTTTCTAAACCAAGCCTGGCAGCTGTTTTCAACTTTTGTGCTGATAGGCATTGTGAGCACAATATCATTGTGGGCCATTATGCCACTTCTGATCTTGTTTTATTCAGCCTATCTATATTATCAG AGCACTTCCCGTGAAGTGAAACGTCTGGATTCCATTACCAGGTCTCCGGTTTATGCACAATTTGGAGAAGCGTTAAATGGTTTGTCAAGTATTCGGGCATATAAAGCATATGATTGGATGGCAATCATCAATGGAAAGTCTATGGACAATAATATCAGGTTTACTCTTGTAAATATGAGTTCTAATCGCTGGCTCACCATAAGGTTGGTAACACTAGGAGGGATCATGATTTGGTTGATAGCAACATTTGCAGTTTTGGGGAATGGAAGAACAGAAAATCATGTGGAATTTGCATCTGTAATGGGTCTACTACTTAGTTATACTTTGAACATCACTGATTTGTTGAGTAATGTTCTAAGACAAGCTAGTAGAGCTGAAAATAGCTTAAACTCTGTTGAGCGTGTTGGCACATACATGGATTTACCCTCCGAAGCTCCTGCCATTGTCGAGACCAATCGTCCTCCTCCTGCTTGGCCTTCGTCAGGGTCAATTAAATTCAGGGATGTTGTTCTGCGTTACAGACCCGAGCTTCCTCCAGTCTTGCATCATTTGTCCTTTGAAGTCTCTCCTAGTGAAAAGCTAGGAATAGTTGGAAGAACAGGAGCAGGGAAATCTAGCATGCTAAATGCACTGTTCCGTATTGTAGAACTGGAAAGAGGAGAAATCACCATTGATGGTTGTGACGTTGCTAAGTTTGGACTCACAGATTTGCGGAAAACTCTCAGTATCATACCCCAATCACCAGTTCTCTTCTCAG GAACTGTGCGATTTAATCTCGATCCATTTAGTGAACACAATGATGCTGACCTATGGGAGGCTTTGGAGAGGGCACATTTAAAGGATGCCATTAGAAATAATTCTTTTGGTCTGGATGCTGAG GTTTTTGAGGGAGGGGAGAATTTTAGTGTTGGACAGAGACAACTACTAAGTCTCGCACGAGCGCTGCTACGAAGATCTAAGATTCTTGTTCTTGATGAAGCTACTGCTTCTGTTGATGTTAGAACCGATGCTCTTATCCAGAAAACCATTCGAGAAGAATTCAGATCCTGCACAATGCTAGTCATCGCTCACAGACTAAATACCATTATTGACTGCGACAGAATTCTTGTGCTTGAAGCTGGTCAG GTCTTAGAACATGGCACCCCAGAGGAACTGCTACTACCAAACAAAGGAAGCGCATTCTCTAGGATGGTTCAAAGTACAGGTCCAGCAAATGCTCAATACTTGCATAGCCTGGTGCTTGAAAGTAAAGAGAATAAGTTGAGTAAAAGGAAGAATGATCATAGATGGATAGACTCTTCAAGATGGGCTGCAGCTGCCCAACTGGCCCTGGTTGTTAGTCTCGCTTCTTCAGAGAATGGTCTTCCAATGTTGGATGTTGGAGACGAGGACAGCATCCTCAGGAAAACAAAAGATGCAGTTGTAAGGCTGCAGGATGTCCTGGTGGGGAAGCATGACGAAGCGATATGTGATACACTGCAACAGAGCCAAGTTCCCCAAGATGGATGGTGGTCAGCTTTCTACAGAATGATTGAAG GTTTGGCCGTGATGGGCAGGTTGTCACGCAGTAGGCATCAACAATATGATTATGAAAACGAATCCCTTGATTGGGAAGATTTGAAAATTTAG